CTGCCGTCGTAACTGGGCAATTGATCGTGAAGGAGGAACGCCGTCTGTCTGTAACGCTGTCACAATTGCTTTTAAGTGCGGAGATTCAAATTGTCGTTGTTCAATCAGAGACAGGACATCCGAGAGGACGGATAATCCGTCGCGGACTTCATCGGTCTGGTTCAGTAGTTCGCGAATGCGGGGACCAATGAAAAACAGCAGGCAGACTTGAATGATGATTGCCACGCAAATCGGCGCGATTCCGCTATAGGAGAGCAGCCAGCTGATGACTGAGAGTGCAGCGAAGCCACCTGTGATCATGGATGCCCATTTCAAAACAGCGGGGACTTCGGTCAGAGGCTGCTTGACCCATTCCGACAGATGGGTCTGTTCGATCTCACTATGGGTCTTCGCTTCCAGCAATTCCAGTTCTTCGCGAAAGTCCAATTCGTTGCGCAGTTCTTCAACGGACTTTTGCCGCTGCTTGATTTCGGTTGTGGTCGCGGGAGACAGCAGCCAGCGTGCTAAGGTTTCTTCCCCCAGCTTCGTGCGGGCACTGCAGATGAGCTGAAATAGTGAGCCACGTCCCAGCAGGTCGAGGTCGCCGGCATACATGTGCTCGGGATCATAAAATTCGTCTCCCGTCGGGCGGACGTCGATCCACTGGTCGTTCAGCCGGTCCAGAGAGGTTTTGTAGTAGGCTTCTGCCTGTCGCGCCTGCTTCAGACGGCGGATGCAACGGGCGTGAAGAACGACCAGGATCACGAAGCCCAACACCGGGAGTCCGATCCATTTCAGGCTAAGGAGTCCCCAGATCGTGGACGCCATCAAAATAGCAATCGCGGTCAGGAACAGCAGGCCTCTGAGAGTGGAAAACTGGTCACTTTGTTTAACCAGTGCCCGTACCTTGCTTGCCCGGATTTCGAGCCGTTGCTCATATTCTGACTGGGGATTCTGTTGGATTGGGGAAGGTTGCATCGAGCTAATAATTCATCGAAAACGCTGATTGGGTAAAGCTCACTTCTAACCGATTGCAGGGCTCAATACCAGCGTAAACAGAAGTGAAATGTGAATTGCAATGAGTCTGTGTACAGAGTAAAACTAGTGGAGTTTCATTTTTAAATATTGGGTTGATAAATATAACGAGAGTGCGACAACGGAGCACGTCAACAACACCCCCAACCCCTCAATTTCTAGGCTTGACAAAGCACTAGTGGAGTTTCATTTTTAAATATTGGGTTGATAAATATAACGAGAGTACGACAACGGAGCACGTCAACAACACTCCCAACCCTTCAATTTCTAGCTTGAGAAAGCACTAGGCATCATTTCTATTTCTTAAGAGGGGAGCCCTGCCATGCATCCAATGCCCGTTATTGATACTCATCACCATCTCTGGGATTTGGATCTGTTTGACCTGCCCTGGCTCGAATTACCCGGCATGGACCCACTGCGGTGCAGTTTTCGCATGGATGATTATCTCGAAGCCACGCAGAATTGTCAGATCGAAAAGTCGGTGTATATGGAAGTCAATGTCCACCCGGACCTGCAGCAACAGGAGGCGCGATCTGTTCTGGAGCTATGCAGTCAGGATGACAATCCGCTGGCCGGTGCGGTGATAGGCGGCAGGCCGGGGGAAGCGAGCTTTGCCACATACCTCGAAGAGTTTGCCGACAACCCGTTCTTAAAAGGGGTCAGGACTATTTTACACGATCCGGATCGGCCGCGGGGCATGTGTTTACAGCCACAGTTCAAACAGAACATTCAACTGTTGGGCGAGCTGGGATTGAGTTTTGATTTGTGTATGCGGCCGGCCGAAATTCAGGACGCGGTCGAACTGGTCGATGCCTGCCCGGAGACGCGGTTCATCGTCGATCATTGCGGCAATATGAGTGTGCAGCCTGATCAGCAGGCGGATCGAGCCGCTTGGGAAACCGGCATGCAACAGATGGCAGAACGCGAACAGGTGATGTGCAAGATTTCGGGAATCGTCGCGACCGCCACCAAAGGGAAATGGCAGCCCGAAGATCTAAAACAGAATATTGATTTCTGTCTGGACACATTCGGGGAAGACCACGTCTTCTTCGGCGGCGACTGGCCGGTCTGCACCATGACGTCCTCGTACGAGTCCTGGCTCAACGCGCTGAAGTGGATCGTGCAGGACCAATCAGAAACGTTTCAGCGAAAACTGTTTCACGACAACGCAGAAGCGTTTTATCAACTACAGGGATGACATCATTCAATCTACGAATGTGATTAGATCCGTAAGCTGATTCTGTACCAGGGAGGCAGGAATATGAGACGAATGATTTTCGCGGGCCTTATCTTGATGATATTGCCCCATACGGCTGATTCGGAAGAGATCAATGAAGCAGCAAGCACCGCGCTTGTTAAGCTGAATCGTGACTTCATCAATGCGCACACGGCCGCGAGAAAGCTAGACCTTGCTTCTGGCGGGCCGATCATTCTGCTGAAAGATGGCAAGCTCGTGTTGATCCGGAACGAGAAAGAGACCACATCGGAAATACTTTTTCCCAGGTACGATACATTCAAAGTCTTTGCCCATATGCCGGTCGCGATCTACCTGATGCTCGGACCACCCGGCGCCGGCAAGCTCGACACGCAACGCCTGCAACAACTGGCTGAGTATCACGGAAAGATCGACCAAGTCGAGAAACAGCTTGATCACATGGGGCTCGAAGGCGAAAAACTCAAACGGCAGAAACAGCTTCTGGCGGGTTCGAAGCAGTTCCTGGAGAGGGTGATTCAACAGCAGCAGTTCAGCACCGAGGAGCTGCACGCTTTCACGCGGAGTATGCTGCCGATGATTCAAGCGAATATTGCCGGAGCAGCGGCGAGCCAACTTGATGCCATGCATCGGCAGGTCATGGCCTGGAAAAAAGAAATGACGCCTGAAGAATGGCAGAAACTACGCGTCTCGGTGAAAGGCGCCGTGCTGGCCCGCGAGGACAATCTGGCCATGCAGTATTTTGAACGCCTGCTGAATCTCGAGGGACCCGGAATGCGGCTCATATACATGGAGCGTTATGTGCCACCGACACCCATGTTGACCTTGCTGGCGACCCGCTCCGTCGATCGCGGAATCAGCATCGCCTTTTTCGACAATCCCGATCGAATGTTCCGCGACGTCCTGGCAGACGCCGCGGCTGAGCACATCAAGAAAATGAACTTCGACTAAATCATCGATTGTGTGATCTGTTGTGATTTTACTACCACGAAAAACACGAAAAGACACAAAAAGAATACTGCGTGACAGGATCGTCCCGAATCAAAATGGGAATTGCTACAGGCAGCAAAAGGTTGAAGAGAAAGCGAACATATTCAGAACAACGCTACTCTCGTGGAATTAATAAAGGGGTAGAATATGAGTAGATACCAGTAAGCGGGAATTCTCGCGAGGTTCCCTTTACATTTCATTATTTGGTTCCTGACACCTTTTATCTACTGAGTTCTATTTTACTCCGTGTAGCAGAAGAGCTAAACGACTAAACAATTGAAAACACGAAGCAAAATGGTAATTATTTATCTAATCATTTTTTTGTTAGTTGCAGTAGTGGTAGTTGCGATAGGTGCAACAGTCTTAGCAATAATACTTCAATGGCAAGCAAACAAAGTGATTCAACAACATGGTGGACT
This window of the Gimesia fumaroli genome carries:
- a CDS encoding MutS-related protein produces the protein MQPSPIQQNPQSEYEQRLEIRASKVRALVKQSDQFSTLRGLLFLTAIAILMASTIWGLLSLKWIGLPVLGFVILVVLHARCIRRLKQARQAEAYYKTSLDRLNDQWIDVRPTGDEFYDPEHMYAGDLDLLGRGSLFQLICSARTKLGEETLARWLLSPATTTEIKQRQKSVEELRNELDFREELELLEAKTHSEIEQTHLSEWVKQPLTEVPAVLKWASMITGGFAALSVISWLLSYSGIAPICVAIIIQVCLLFFIGPRIRELLNQTDEVRDGLSVLSDVLSLIEQRQFESPHLKAIVTALQTDGVPPSRSIAQLRRQIQGLNNCFRNQFSAPLAVLLGIPFHYMFAIERWLKHVGPHCPEWLSAVGEFEALCSLAGYAYEHPQDPFPEIVETDADGPRLEGVDLGHPLIPLQQVVRNDVTLNAENRLLMISGSNMSGKSTLMRTVGTNFVLAMTGAPVRATRLTVSPMQAGTAMRVQDSLQQGASLFYQSVARLSAVVHLADEPMPVLFLLDEILQGTNSHDRRIGAQSVIETLIERGGIGIVTTHDLALTEITAQFGTQAKNVHFEDQLIDGKMTFDYRMQPGVVKHSNALELMKMMGIVLKDVKTETEHEPS
- a CDS encoding amidohydrolase family protein; its protein translation is MHPMPVIDTHHHLWDLDLFDLPWLELPGMDPLRCSFRMDDYLEATQNCQIEKSVYMEVNVHPDLQQQEARSVLELCSQDDNPLAGAVIGGRPGEASFATYLEEFADNPFLKGVRTILHDPDRPRGMCLQPQFKQNIQLLGELGLSFDLCMRPAEIQDAVELVDACPETRFIVDHCGNMSVQPDQQADRAAWETGMQQMAEREQVMCKISGIVATATKGKWQPEDLKQNIDFCLDTFGEDHVFFGGDWPVCTMTSSYESWLNALKWIVQDQSETFQRKLFHDNAEAFYQLQG
- a CDS encoding LUC7 domain-containing protein, whose amino-acid sequence is MRRMIFAGLILMILPHTADSEEINEAASTALVKLNRDFINAHTAARKLDLASGGPIILLKDGKLVLIRNEKETTSEILFPRYDTFKVFAHMPVAIYLMLGPPGAGKLDTQRLQQLAEYHGKIDQVEKQLDHMGLEGEKLKRQKQLLAGSKQFLERVIQQQQFSTEELHAFTRSMLPMIQANIAGAAASQLDAMHRQVMAWKKEMTPEEWQKLRVSVKGAVLAREDNLAMQYFERLLNLEGPGMRLIYMERYVPPTPMLTLLATRSVDRGISIAFFDNPDRMFRDVLADAAAEHIKKMNFD